The Anoplopoma fimbria isolate UVic2021 breed Golden Eagle Sablefish chromosome 5, Afim_UVic_2022, whole genome shotgun sequence genome contains a region encoding:
- the si:ch1073-416j23.1 gene encoding rac GTPase-activating protein 1: MEEARHIVEEVLALCLQRITMEETTMSTEREFMQVVKSFESVRKRWLHAELELKKYKELLVKSDVAKAALEVKLKHARNQLDVEMRKRYKMEGDYHYLQRQMQLMCDILVHDSKSSACLNAEQKSLLATFEHKGGNTTLHRSSKRLCVIDESSFLSHSDISYDRTDDDVDLDTTSIKPLRSRARERRRSSMGLPVGALVGKRGRSGNMSAELLERKPLEEVNTLVKELLMTPETGGQIDMVTPENPACTLIQECAGSVEGDQTSVWFPCDETALEPETEAKMEEHAAIRVSSTCRAERTSAHVFLSKTVIRPEMCLPCGKRMRFGKMAVKCRNCRAVAHPECKLKISDRCFSTATTGSSAQQNSLEDFAPVINPRVPPLIVECVTEIERRGLEERGLYRVPGGERLVKELRDRFLQGKTPLMLSKVHDVHVLCGLLKDFLRKLKEPLIPFRLHKTFMEASELADEDNSTAIMYQAIAELPKVNRDTLAFLMLHLQKVMRSPQCQMDKNNLSRVFGPTIVGHGMSEPTPTTIMRDTNTQPKVICRMLSLPDAYWRRVLTIQTDKISSSTTKTHNLNDGPGRLFEPLTSPELNSYYKTPSRGTLRGRIRNLGNALTSTGRAEPGWRFFTSPN; this comes from the exons ATGGAGGAAGCTCGGCACattgtggaggaggtgttggcTCTTTGTCTCCAGAGGATCACCATGGAGGAAACCACCATGAGCACTGAACGCG AATTCATGCAGGTGGTGAAAAGCTTTGAGTCGGTGAGGAAGCGATGGCTTCACGCCGAGCTGGAGCTGAAGAAATACAAGGAGCTGCTGGTGAAGTCGGACGTGGCCAAAGCTGCTCTGGAAGTCAAGCTGAAACACGCTCGAAACCAGCTGGATGTGGAGATGAGGAAACGCTACAAGATGGAGGGAGACTACCActacctg CAGAGGCAGATGCAGCTCATGTGTGACATCCTGGTCCACGACAGTAAATCCAGCGCCTGTTTGAACGCAGAGCAGAAGTCTCTCTTGGCCACGTTTGAACACAAAGGAGGCAACACGACTCTGCACCGAAGCAGCAAACG GTTGTGTGTGATTGACGAGTCGTCTTTCCTGTCCCACTCTGATATCAGCTATGACCGGACCGATGATGATGTG GATCTGGACACAACTTCCATTAAACCCCTGAGATCTCgagccagagagagaagg CGGTCGTCCATGGGTCTGCCAGTCGGCGCTCTTGTTGGGAAGCGGGGGAGAAGTGGGAATAtgtctgcagagctgctggagaGGAAACCTTTAGAG GAGGTCAACACGTTGGTGAAGGAACTGCTGATGACTCCTGAGACTGGAGGTCAGATCGACATGGTGACCCCCGAAAACCCAGCCTGTACCCTGATCCAGGAGTGTGCTGGTTCAGTTGAAGGAG ACCAAACCTCCGTCTGGTTTCCCTGTGATGAGACGGCGCTGGAGCCTGAAACTGAAGCAAAGATGGAGGAGCATGCTGCCATCAGAGTTTCTTCCACCTGCAGAGCGGAGAGAACCAGCGCACATGTTTTCCTTTCTAAAACT GTGATCCGGCCGGAGATGTGCCTGCCGTGCGGGAAGAGGATGCGTTTTGGGAAGATGGCGGTGAAATGCAGAAACTGCCGTGCAGTCGCTCATCCAGAGTGCAAACTGAAAATCAGTGACCGCTGCTTTTCCACAGCCACGACAGGAAGTTCAGCTCAACAG aacTCGTTGGAGGATTTTGCACCAGTGATCAACCCCAGAGTGCCTCCTCTGATCGTGGAGTGTGTGACTGAGATAGAGAGGAGGGGCCTGGAGGAG AGAGGACTGTACAGAGTTCCTGGAGGGGAGCGTCTGGTGAAGGAGCTCAGAGATCGATTCCTCCAGGGGAAAACTCCTCTCATGCTCAGTAAGGTTCATGACGTGCACGTGCTGTGTGGTCTGCTGAAAGACTTTCTGAGGAAACTGAAGGAGCCTCTCATCCCCTTCAGACTGCACAAGACCTTCATGGAGGCTTCAG agCTGGCTGATGAAGACAACAGCACTGCCATTATGTATCAGGCCATTGCAGAGCTGCCAAAGGTCAACAGAGACACGCTGGCGTTTCTCATGCTTCACCTGCAGAA GGTGATGAGGAGTCCTCAGTGTCAAATGGACAAGAATAATTTGTCCCGGGTGTTTGGACCAACTATAGTGGGACATGGGATGTCTGAGCCGACTCCAACAACCATCatgagagacacaaacactcagCCAAAG GTTATTTGCCGCATGTTGTCACTCCCTGACGCCTACTGGAGACGCGTCCTCACCATCCAGACAGATAAGATCTCGTCCTCCACCACTAAAACCCACAACCTGAATGATGGGCCAG GTCGTTTGTTCGAGCCCTTGACTTCTCCAGAGTTAAACAGCTACTACAAAACTCCCAGCAGAGGAACTCTGAGAGGCAGAATTAGGAACCTGGGCAACGCTCTCACCAGCAC aGGTCGAGCAGAACCAGGGTGGAGGTTCTTTACTTCACCCAACTGA